One Penaeus monodon isolate SGIC_2016 chromosome 37, NSTDA_Pmon_1, whole genome shotgun sequence genomic region harbors:
- the LOC119596208 gene encoding uncharacterized protein LOC119596208, with protein sequence MINDVRKYCGDESGDDGDDGDDDGDGCGGEDDSGKNGGVMRKLMVSTNLPISIPVNVTGIKEKGHCHLVEPKKSRKQKQHDLYVKTDAGRGAGFLIATKPGLVKPRPDFDKMKSPGSNFLNVNCQTYEKQIHYREYAG encoded by the exons ATGATAAACGATGTACGTAAGTATTGTGGTGATGAAAGTGGTgacgatggtgacgatggtgatgacgatggtgatggttgtggtgggGAAGACGACAGTGGCAAAAACGGTGGTGTTATGAGGAAgttgatggtg TCAACCAATCTGCCAATTAGTATTCCTGTTAATGTtacaggaataaaagaaaaaggacactgccatcttgtagagcctAAAAAGAGTAGGAAGCAAAAACAG cATGACTTGTATGTAAAGACCGACGCTGGCAGAGGTGCCGGTTTTCTCATTGCTACCAAACCAGGACTTGTCAAACCGAGGCCAGACTTTGACAAGATGAAATCGCCTGGATCCAACTTTCTAAAT GTAAATTGCCAGACTTACGAGAAGCAAATTCACTACCGAGAGTATGCTGGATGA